AATTCGATCTGCGCATGCTTGCGCGAAACACCGCGGTTGTCCAGCACGATGTCGTTATCCGACGTACGGCCAATCGAGATGCGCTCCTTCTCGGTCACCACGCGCTCGATCACCTTCTCCCCGAACTTGACGATGATTTCCGGCATTTAACGATGCTCCTTTCTATCGCTTTTCGCATCGCTCTGCGGGGGCGTGGGAATCGGCCGGGTCTCCATAAATGATTCCAGCGGATTGGCTTTCCCCGACTGGCTCAGCTCTTTCTGTTTCTTCGTATCCAAAACCATGGTCGGATCGAGATCGGACATCTTGCCCGCCGCTTGCGACTCGCTGTGGTAAACCAGATCGAACTTGCCGATCGTCACCACGTCGCAGTCCTTCAAGAATTGGCGGCTGACGCGCATCTGGTTCACAAACGTCCCGTTCAGACTATCCAGATCGAGCACTTCCACCCCCTCGCGGCCGAATTCGATCCGTGCATGACGG
This window of the Candidatus Zixiibacteriota bacterium genome carries:
- a CDS encoding FHA domain-containing protein; this translates as MPEIVVKFADRVIERVVTEKEHLSIGRTSDNDIVLDNRGVSRRHARIEFGREGVEVLDLDSLNGTFVNQMRVSRQFLKDCDVVTIGKFDLVYHSESQAAGKMSDLDPTMVLDTKKQKELSQSGKANPLESFMETRPIPTPPQSDAKSDRKEHR